Genomic DNA from Triticum dicoccoides isolate Atlit2015 ecotype Zavitan chromosome 4B, WEW_v2.0, whole genome shotgun sequence:
aaacccgcgctactgttaggcttttccttagtagtgcatgtccgtgatctcatccgggactccgaacaaacttcggtcatcaaaaacacataactcataatacgaatcgtcatcgaacgttaagcgtgcagaccatacgggttcgagaactatgtgacATGACCGAGACGCATCTCAaaacaataaccaatagcggaacctggatgctcatattggctcctacatattgtacgaagatctttatctgtcaaactacataacaacatacgttgttccctttgtcatcggtatgttactttcccgagattcgatcgtcggtatcatcatacctagttcaatctcgttaccggcaagtctctttactcgttccgtaatgcttcatcccgcaactaactcattagtcgcattgcttgtaacgcttatagtgatgagtattaccgagagggcccagagatacctctccgaaacacggagtgacaaatcctaatctcgatgtatgccaacccaacaaacaccttcggagacacctgtagagcatgtttataatcacccagttacattatgacatttgatagcacacaaggtgttcctccggtattcgggagttgcataatctcataatctgagaaacatgtataagtcatgaagaaagcagtagcaatgaaactgtaacgatcataatggtaagctaacggatgggtcttgtccgtcacatcattctcctaatgatgtgatcccgtttatcaaatgacaacacatatatggttagaaaacataaccatctttgattaatgagctagtcaagtagaggcatactagggacacattgttttgtctatgtattcacacatgtactaagtttccggttaatacaattctagcattaataataaacatttatcatgatataaggaaatataaataacaactttattattgcctctagggcatatttccttcacttccggCACGAACTACGACTCGGACTGGACGATCCACATCCATCCGGCGTGTGCCCGCCTGTGTTTTGAATTTCGGCCGAAAAAATGGATTTTGGCcaaatttcggccatctcggcctgggGCGGAAAATATCTTTCGGTGAAAAAATAGATTTTGGTCAAACTTCAGCCAAAATTTGGCCGAAATTTTTGATAATGGCCGAagttcggccatctcggcctgggGTAAAAATTTTCATaaaccgaaaatcaaaacacagGCGCCCACATTGGCGAAGCATTCCAACAggaaaacaatcaatcaaatcaatCGCACGGGGAAGCGAGGAACGGCAGCGGGCGGGCGGTCGTGCGGGGTTACCTCATAGCTCGCCGCGGGGACGGATGGATCAATTGGCCGGTCGCCGATTCGCCTATGGGGAAAGGGAGAAACAAACGCGGTgagatggccggcggcggggagcgggaTCAGCGGGAGGTTGAGAGGGGTCTCATCGGAGCGGCAGGGCCGGATAGCTGAGAGCGAGGGCCTACCTGGTatggctagggtttggggaggcgCGGGTAGGAATAATGGCTGTGGCTCTCGTCGTCTGCGGAAACCCCGGGCTTTGGGGGAGAGAGACGGCGTGTGCGTGTTCGCGTGCTCCTAGTGCTGCCGGTGCGGTGGCCAGGGAAGAGGAGCGGCAATGGCGACCGGTGCTACTTTTTCATTGATCTAAAGTGAAGTTATAAGGCACACCACTTGTGTCAAGAATGGGATAAAATTAAAATGCCACTGAAACAAACATGGTGAAACGACATTGTACATTTGCAACAGTACAATATGAGTGTCCTAAATCATAATATTAAATAATTCGGTCCACAAGAGATCAGAGAAAAGACATATGAGACAATGTTTTGGCTGCGCGGTGGCAGCAGGCAGCGAGCACGGCCAGCATGAACAACAACCAAGTGATGCGCCATTTCTTTGGATGCCGATCAACTGAGCAGAGCAGGTCACCTTCATTTGGATTTATTCCTCCTGCTTTGTGTATTGTCCTGCTTTTGGTGCTTTTCTTTTTCGAGGAGGCGCTGAAGCTTTAGCTCTTCTTCTTTTTTGAGTTGAAGCTGAAGGTTTGGGTCTTCATCATAATGAAATGTGCAAGTTTGTGATTCTTCCTCAACCGTAGGGTGTGTGCAAAAACAATCTTTGTCGAAACTGCAAAATCATTTTTTTTCTTAGCCCCTTCAATGCACAAATACAAGAAACAAACAAGAAAGGAGTTGATTAAAAGTTACATGTTGACTGTAAACTCATGTGTGCAGGAAAGGCGGCACAGGAAGTCCGCTAAATGATCACCAAAGTACCACCATATGGCAAAATCTGCATCTTGTATGGTCTGTCGAAAATTTACAGTTTGGATATGGCACAATGACATAATAACACAGGGACAAGAAAATGTGTCAAAAGAAGTAGTAATCATTACCTTATTTGGATTGGGATGTGAAAGGAAATTCCGACAAAATGTAAACCATGACCTTTCATTATCGTAATATGCAGTCCCCCTCGCCAATGACCGCCACCCATAGTAGTATACTGCATCGAAATCAGCATCACTCTGAGCGATCGTACACCAGCTATACCCAGATCGTAGAACAGGTTCCATCGAAGGATCATGCTGAGACTTTATATGTCTATGCACTTCCAGTATAAGTCCTTGACGACTGGCGCCTGACATCATGCAAGGGTGATTTCTAAGGAAGGCCTTGAATGTGGCTGATGACTCTGCACCCCAAGGCATTGCCTTCATAATTTTCAGCAAATGAGCTACGTAAGCTATCTCTCTTTCCCAAGATCCCAACTTCATACTGCACACCTTTTGAAGTACTCTACCCAAAGCTTCAATGTCCTTCTTATATCCATCAGAGTGGAAATCAACAACCTTCACACGGGCTTCATTTCCAAGATGCC
This window encodes:
- the LOC119294505 gene encoding uncharacterized protein LOC119294505, with the translated sequence MGGFFSVLFGRRPAAWRQVGVVDAKDIDPDAPTQIRVLVKLGQFSKPVPVQVTEDSTVESVVYLAFLQDEQKIYEFIPVYEGKRLCLEESLADQGIIPNSIILAMFMISGGAGKAYLKLDYMSFFSRMAELPSIGKWLEKKESAWALSKLGRQTFQKLFEMVSLYHARNKCFDGTFCERDIIYVASADSYMIIRHRHLGNEARVKVVDFHSDGYKKDIEALGRVLQKVCSMKLGSWEREIAYVAHLLKIMKAMPWGAESSATFKAFLRNHPCMMSGASRQGLILEVHRHIKSQHDPSMEPVLRSGYSWCTIAQSDADFDAVYYYGWRSLARGTAYYDNERSWFTFCRNFLSHPNPNKTIQDADFAIWWYFGDHLADFLCRLSCTHEFTVNIFDKDCFCTHPTVEEESQTCTFHYDEDPNLQLQLKKEEELKLQRLLEKEKHQKQDNTQSRRNKSK